The DNA window CATATCATATTCCAATTTATTTGGCTAATATTAAAGGTTATTTCAAAGATGAGGATCTTGATATTGCAATCTTGGAACCATCTAACCCATCTGATGTTACTGAATTAATTGGATCAGGCAAAGTTGATATGGGTTTGAAAGCTATGGTTCACACATTGGCTGCTAAAGCTAGAGGATTTCCTGTAACATCAATTGGATCTTTGTTGGACGAGCCATTCACAGGTATATGTTATTTGGAAGGGTCTGGTATTACTTCCGATTTCCGATCTTTGAAAGGTAAGAGAATCGGCTATGTTGGTGAGTTTGGTAAAATTCaagttgatgaattaacAAAACATTATGGCATGACACCTGATGATTACGTTTCAGTTAGATGTGGTATGAATGTGGCAAAGTATATTTTGGAGGGGACTATCGATTGTGGTATTGGAATCGAATGTATTCAACAAGTAGAATTAGAAGAAGCTTTGAAACAACAAGGGAAAAGTCCAAACGATGCCAAAATGTTGAGAATCGATAAATTGGCCGAATTGGGTTGTTGCTGCTTTTGTACAATCTTGTACATTTCCAATGACAAATTCATTGCTGAAAACCCCCAAACAATTAAGAAATTCTTGAAAGCAATCAAGAGAGCCACTGATTACATGTTGGCCCATCCACATGAAGCTTGGACTGAATATGGTAATTTCAAACCCACTATGCAAACAGAATTGAACaccaaaaaatttcaaagatGTTATGCGTACTTTTCTGAATCGTTGTACAATGTTCATCGTGATTGGAAAAAAGTCAACAATTATGGTAAGAGGTTGGAAATTTTACCAGAAGATTACATTCCAAATTATACTAATGAGTATCTTTCATGGCCAGAGCCTAAAGAGGTTGATGACCCAGAGAAAGCACAGGATTTGATGCTTAAACATCAAGAAGAATGTAAAGCATGTGGTGGTTATAAGAGATTGGTACCTGCCTAAAAGGGTCAACAACTGgctttcttctttctttgcaCTTATAATATAGTAAAAATGTgtatattgttgtttgatttgCACAAtaagaaacaaacaatatgTATTTTCaacacacacatatatatatatatatttacaagaaattttttttcatagTCTCTTCATTTATAAAGAAATCCAAAGATTCCTTCCTTTTTCTGTattctctctttttctgGGATAAAAGCTTCAGAGTATTTGGCTATTTTCGTTGCACTCTCGAGAGCTTCGGATTCTCTACCAATAACATCAACAAAGTTACCTTCTGgatcaatcaaataaaagaaaatcagaTGGTCAACCAAGTAATCTTGACCTGGCTTGACATCGGGTGGGGTGGAGAAATACACTCTGAATTTTTTACAAGTATTCTTGACTTGTTCAAATGTACCAGTCAACCCAATTATACCTGGATGGAAATCGTTCAAGTACGCATCAAGAACTTCAGGAGTGTCTCTGGCAGGATCACATGTGATAAATACTGGTTGTATAGGTACACCATCTTTGGCCAATTTATCCAACATATCTCCCAATTTATCCAATTCTTCAGGACAAACATCTGGACAATGAGTGAAtccaaaatataaaatggAAAATCTCTTGAAATTGGGATCAACCAAGTTTTGCTCTGTAAATTTGTTACCTTTGGTATCTTGCAACGTAAATGGACCACCAATCAATGGAGTACCAATAGATTTATTAGCTTCCATTTCACGTCTTTTGTgtaatctttctttttctctttgaaaataataggCACCAAACCCACCTACTGTCaataaaagaagaacaGCCTTCCATGTAGCAAACTCAACTGACATACCAAATCCTTGTCTTTTATTCTGGTCTGAAGAACCACCAATGGCAACTCTACTCAATGGTCTTTTCTTTGGTTTAGCAGCTGGTTCATTGGTGGAGTTTTGAGGTTGTTCTTGTAATCTTCCTGCGGAAACACTAAACAATCGACTTGATTGTAATATATTCCTTGGTCTGATAGTAGACCTTAAAGCAAGCCTAGATAACATGTTCATGTGTTGGATGTATGATTTCTTTGACGGGGTTTAAGTCTTGGagagttgaaaaaaaagtggGTTGATGGAAAACTTGAATGCGGAATTTTGATGTCAATGTTAGAAACGGGAAATGGTCTATTTTTAATGGAATACACGACTCTTGAACTTGAATATTTTGCAGCCCCCTTTTTACAAGTTCTAGTTCTGtcataatataattaaacCCAAAAAAAGATGTCTATtagaaaaataatcaattagGTTAAAAATAATCTCCTCATTTATTGAGGGAGCCAATCCTTGGTGTATactttgttttgttgtgATGTTCTttgtgaaaaaattgacaCTCGAGATGCCCTCAAAGAGAGCctagacaaaaaaaaaaaaaaagaagtcAACAGATTGTAACTCTCTTCAGCAACTGATATTGTTTTACCAAGTGATGACGAAAATAGAGCagataaacaaattggtTAAATGGGCTGAGCTGAATGGTGCTCAAATATCGCCAGATGTTGAATTCAAAGAAATATCGACAAACTATATAGGTGCCATCTACAAAGGAAATAAAGTACCTGATTCACCCTTTTATCCTATCAGTATCCCATTTAAATTAATCATTACTCCACGGAATGCCATCGAGGAATTTTCAAAGCTGTTGCAAAATACAGATATTAGTCACAACtcaatattgaaattgtatTTATGTCATGAAAGAGTGAATGAAAATTCGTTTTTCCATCCGTATTTGAACTTGTTACCTTCATTGTCGGAAATCGATTCTCCATACACATGGTCAGCAAATGATAAATCTTATTTACAGGGAACAAATTTAGGTAGCTctttaaaagaaaacttgGCTTTATTAGTGGAGGAATGGTGGAAGGCAATTAATGCCTTGCATGACGATATTCCCAAGCCAGAACAacattttattaatatgaAATACTACTACGAATATAAATTCTATACTGATGATGACTTggataaatatttgaatgatgaaaatattgaaaattggaCCAGTTTCCCAAACTATTTATGGGCgtcattgattttaaagaGTAGATCTTTCCCAGcatatttaattgataaaaataacaaacaGGATAGTGCCATGCTTCTACCAGTTGTGGACTTGTTAAATCATAATTCTAAAAGTAAAGTACATTGggatatttttgaaaatcatTTTAAATTCGGATCAGAATCGATTGAACCTGGGAAAGAGATTTTTAACAACTATGGTTTGAAGGGGAACGaggaattattattggcGTATGGATTTtgtattgaaaataatcttCAAGACTCAGTGGCATTAAAGATCAAAATGCCTGAAGAGAAGATTAAAGCTATTGAAGAGTACGGTGTTAAGTTACCAACGATAGATGATTACACCAATTCAGTAGTTGTTAGTGATACCCCCACTACCGAACAAACAAAGCATCAAGATGGCGTCttgttttttgtaaataatgaaaacatTCCAAACAGCTTGATTGAAacatttcaaattttaGTGCAAAATGAATGGGAAACAGGAATAACATTGCGGATGAGGTTGTCTGGTTTGAATCATTTGCGTGCTGCTTTGGAGACTAAGAAGAATTTGCTAAAACTTGATGTCCCTCAAAACTCACAAAAGCACAAGTATATTCTATGGTATATCGAATCtcaatttaaaatatttacgTCAGCAATCAAGAGTATCAAAAGAATGGAAAAGGAGATATTGAAGGATGAAAAGGCATACTTAACTACATTGAAGAATGTTTTAAAAAGAGATTCTAAATTTCAGCAGTCAA is part of the Candida dubliniensis CD36 chromosome R, complete sequence genome and encodes:
- a CDS encoding ribosomal N-lysine methyltransferase, putative (Similar to S. cerevisiae RKM1), which produces MTKIEQINKLVKWAESNGAQISPDVEFKEISTNYIGAIYKGNKVPDSPFYPISIPFKLIITPRNAIEEFSKSLQNTDISHNSILKLYLCHERVNENSFFHPYLNLLPSLSEIDSPYTWSANDKSYLQGTNLGSSLKENLALLVEEWWKAINALHDDIPKPEQHFINMKYYYEYKFYTDDDLDKYLNDENIENWTSFPNYLWASLILKSRSFPAYLIDKNNKQDSAMLLPVVDLLNHNSKSKVHWDIFENHFKFGSESIEPGKEIFNNYGLKGNEELLLAYGFCIENNLQDSVALKIKMPEEKIKAIEEYGVKLPTIDDYTNSVVVSDTPTTEQTKHQDGVLFFVNNENIPNSLIETFQILVQNEWETGITLRMRLSGLNHLRAALETKKNLLKLDVPQNSQKHKYILWYIESQFKIFTSAIKSIKRMEKEILKDEKAYLTTLKNVLKRDSKFQQSMLFLGFPDYDSILESQFQDQCWLLWLIRCYNRDQYSNDSECLPIWIHDVFVKLRKSTDISAQEVLNYKPIYENLIPDLSVQVPEIYAKGQWTLSEFIIAARLLDLIGFVRGKEQECILVEQVYS
- a CDS encoding pyrimidine precursor biosynthesis enzyme, putative (Similar to S. cerevisiae THI13), which produces MSTNKITFLLNWEAAPYHIPIYLANIKGYFKDEDLDIAILEPSNPSDVTELIGSGKVDMGLKAMVHTLAAKARGFPVTSIGSLLDEPFTGICYLEGSGITSDFRSLKGKRIGYVGEFGKIQVDELTKHYGMTPDDYVSVRCGMNVAKYILEGTIDCGIGIECIQQVELEEALKQQGKSPNDAKMLRIDKLAELGCCCFCTILYISNDKFIAENPQTIKKFLKAIKRATDYMLAHPHEAWTEYGNFKPTMQTELNTKKFQRCYAYFSESLYNVHRDWKKVNNYGKRLEILPEDYIPNYTNEYLSWPEPKEVDDPEKAQDLMLKHQEECKACGGYKRLVPA
- a CDS encoding copper-binding protein of the mitochondrial inner membrane, precursor, putative (Similar to S. cerevisiae SCO1); this encodes MNMLSRLALRSTIRPRNILQSSRLFSVSAGRLQEQPQNSTNEPAAKPKKRPLSRVAIGGSSDQNKRQGFGMSVEFATWKAVLLLLTVGGFGAYYFQREKERLHKRREMEANKSIGTPLIGGPFTLQDTKGNKFTEQNLVDPNFKRFSILYFGFTHCPDVCPEELDKLGDMLDKLAKDGVPIQPVFITCDPARDTPEVLDAYLNDFHPGIIGLTGTFEQVKNTCKKFRVYFSTPPDVKPGQDYLVDHSIFFYLIDPEGNFVDVIGRESEALESATKIAKYSEAFIPEKERIQKKEGIFGFLYK